The DNA window AATATTCCTTACAAAATCCAATACATCTTTATCCGCCACTAAAAGAATCAGGATATAACCTGGGAAAAATACTTTATTTTTTAATCTTTTTTTCCCTTCACGCATTTCAATAACTTCTTCAGATGGAACTAACACTTCTGAAATTTTCTCTCCAAAATCCGAATTATCAATCTCGTTCTCAAGATAAAGCTTTACTTTCTTTTCATGCCCGGATAGCACATGAGCTACAAACCATTTATGTTCCACGAAAGCTTTCCTTATCCTTTAGAAACCATAAAATAAATCAAACAAATATTTAAGTATATTATCTATAATGAATGTAAAAACAATGAAAGCGAAACTTACAACCATTATAACCTTGGTAGAACTTCGCAACTCCTCTCTGGAAGGCCACGAAACCCGAGTCATCTCTGTTCTTACCTCTTGAATAAAAGAAGCAATCTTTTTAAACATAACAATCCCGAATTCTCATTTTTTTTGATTCAACCTCAGAATACATTCAACACTAGCAGGCCTGGAGGGATTCGAACCCACAACACCCGGATTTGGAGTCCGGTGCTCTAGCCGTTCGAGCTACAGGCCTGTATTCATACATTCCAATCAACGAGTTTCTTTATGATTTGT is part of the candidate division KSB1 bacterium genome and encodes:
- the secE gene encoding preprotein translocase subunit SecE — translated: MFKKIASFIQEVRTEMTRVSWPSREELRSSTKVIMVVSFAFIVFTFIIDNILKYLFDLFYGF